The sequence AAGCCCAATTGCTCGGCctggaattttcttttcttgatcCTCTTCAGAACACTCATGACATGTGAGCTGTTTAAGATAGTAATAGCAGAACAAGGATGAGTAAAACCTGCAATTAGCAATGACTTAGGCAAACAAGAACTGTAAAAAATTTCAGGTTTCCTAGctttttaacccaaaaaaaccccTAAGATAGCTATAGTCACAGAACTGAAAGGCATAAAAGCAATCAGAAGTAAACTCAATTCACGTCCTTTTCAGAAGAAATCAGGGTATGAAATATGCATCAAGCTGCAAACTGAATGGTCATCCAATCCAAACACCACCCAGCAAGCAAGCAATCAAGTAAAATTATACTGTCTGATGACTATTTCCACACTAGCAATGAGTAAAGACCGCTTatggttgaaaaaaaattaataaatcaaTTTTGTGTTTGGATCAGTGACCAAGTGAGGCCAAGGATGGGACAGTAGGAGATCCAATTTCTCTCTATCTCAAAATTGCCccttttaaaatccaaataaCTAACTACTTATATTTGGGGAAAAAACATTTTGCATTAAATTCTATCCTAGATGATAATAACAACTCCAAATTTAGCTACTTTGCAGCTGAAACTCAACAAAACAAGTCATCATTTAAACGCTATGGGATCAAATTCATCTACTTCATCAAATCAGAAACAGTAACAATTAACAGttaacaaacaaagaaatgatCTTTAAAATGAGTAAAAAGGCATTAAATTCAGCAGAAAATAGAAACCCAGAAATCAAAACCTGTCGATTTGAGATGGGTTTTCCTCGTAGGTCTCCATCTGGAACCAGAGAGACAAACTCGGTGAGTTCCAGAGagaactaaaaaataatacaaaatgtTTGCTCAGTTGGTGGTGTATACGAACAAATCACGGAAGAAATATAGATATCCTCctcactctctttctctctcatctctctttaGTTTTTAAGTGGAAACTTTATCTACGCTTCAAAAGTGGCGCGTGCATTGCAAGACAGATTTTTACCGCAAATCTACTGATGGTCCACCCCATGGTTTTCGCGCGTTTTAACGTTTGCATGGACGTCTAGCGTGGGTAATGCTTGAGTCGGATAGAGCCATTTTGACTCCACGTGGATCGGCGCGAATTGCCTTGCTTTTTAAAGCCCCACTTCCACTTTTACCAGCACCCCCATCATTTATGCACATTATCACATTAATAATATGTTTAGTTATCGTAATTGGATTAGAAGAAATTGAATTGGAgattaattgaattgaggGAAAGTTAGATTAAGGAGAATTAGATTTCGGTTtcttattgaagttgtttactaaatcatATAGATTGAGAGAAGTTAGATTCCAAAttcctattaaagttgtttactaaaccatttAAAATTGGGATAGAAGTAgttttaattactaaaatgtccttATTGTTGGGTTAAGGTATATGACATATttagaattttgaaaattgtgtgATGATATAATGGATACaaaagatgaattcctaaTGAGTTCGTTCTTTGGAAATTAGTGTCTATTtgacattgcttatttgggttggtaagtgattttttttttttaatttaaagggAAGCCTAGCTTGTTTagtaaaatatgagaaaatcacttattgttcaaaattgttgtgagagaaagctataagggaaagcatctaatgatgtgcttttattttctgattatgcgggaatcagtttcgaagaaTTACTGGGTATAATGGTTATGCatgaatcattttctgattatgcgagaatcagtaccaacaacacttttaacaaaaaatttaccaaatgcaaaactgctttctctcatatcaaatttgacaacaattattttcatagcacaacaatgccaaactggccttTAGAATACCAGCTCCTACctaagaattgaattccaccaaaatcaaaaattcaGTTCCTAAGTTTGTGTGAATCCCACTTActtttcacttccttgatGTGAAGTAAACGTAGAAATCCTCTATAGGtagaattgaattcctgattAGAATTCCAATTCTTAATGAGAATTACAATTCCTGATTAATAAACACCTCATAAATTACTCTAGTGTATTTGGATGATAGGTTGACTTTTGTGTTTAAGGACTGCGAGAGGAatacaactttttttaaaagatctAAATTACTCTATTGTACAAGAAATAcaacttttttgaaaaaatctaaattattCTATTGTACGAGGAGGAGGATCAAAGTCTGGTGCAAAAAACAGGCGGATACTAACTAACCTACGTAATATGGGTAAGATTTTGGTAAAATAAAGGGGACAGGgtttatggaaaaaaaatatatgaaggaagaagaatgGTGTGTTGATAGACTTAGGGTGGGAAGAGTATTTATTCAGAAATAATTGGGGTGGGAAAATATGACATGGGTAAAAATAACAGCACATTTCAGCAAAAACAAGAAGTAAAGCACCATTTCTCTTATTATTTTCACGTTACAAAAGGATTACAACTCTTCCAAGTTACACAGGCACCCCGCGCTGTGTCCTCTACAAAAGGTGCCTTGGTTGGTAAGCTGGGATGCTGATTCCCTCTCTGTACAAAACCTATCAGCTGAGACCATGCTGTAAGTAAAACTGTAAACTATAGTTCAAAGTAACTACCCCaagacaaggaaaaaaagtaACCCTCATATGCTGCATCTAGCTACTCAAACACTGATTAGTTTTGGCTATTGACAAGGACCCTATACTCAACTGCTTCCCCAAAATCGTGTAACAGAAGCGAACAGTTTCAGGAACTCCTAGACCATAATTCCATTAGTAGGAGACAAAGGAAAtgactttttcttcttttggagCGACTCCTAGGAGGACAATGGAAAAGGAGTGCTGGACATCATCACAAGATCAGACCATCCAACCCGTCACATTGGTAAGTCTTGTTCTCACCAATGCAAACCAAGATGATGAATCGAGAAAGCTTCATTCTGACATTGATGCAGCAGAAGCATAATCATAGGCTGTACGGAAGCGGAGTCCAGATCCAATATGTCCCGATGCGGGGAGTGCCCAACTGCAGGGATTTGGACCAAGTACCTACAGCAGTCAAACATTGCTTGAATGTAATGGATGTGTAAAATAGAgtagaaaaataacaaataatacCATAATAGATACATTCCAACCAAAGAGaaacaagaaatatataaatgaatgTAAACGAGTTTGGACTGGAAGGTAACCCTCTCTAAGTGCCCCAAAGCCTTTAAGAGGgtacatatatttttcacGAACGAAAGGAgaacagaaaggaaaaataccATTGTCAAATTTTCATAGGCACCAAGATCGTATGGATGAGAATAGATTTGCCCTCCTTTCTCTGCAAGCCACATAGCTCTCACTCCTTCATGGTACTGccagaaagaaggaaaaagaaatggcTATGAAATAGCGGTCCAGATATCAAAATCAGGTTTTCCACCAAAGAGCAGAACAGTGATATACAATTTGTTAATTCCTAATAACCTCAATTGTGGTCTTGTTTTGCAAAATGAGGTAGATATGCCAACCTAAAAGAACACTCAGTGCCACACACAATGGAACTAGCAACAGCCCAGAAATGACctgaaaatgaacaaaaaaagaaaggttaAGCATACTGTCTAGCACGCAAGGCTCAAATACAAACCCAGCACATAAGCTTACATATGCAGTTCTAAAAGAGTCTCCAGTTTGTTCCTCATCTTTTTCAGGATCATAAGTTAGGCTACCAATGAGTAAGACCTGAAAATTTTAAGTGTCAATCCAGaattgaaaataatgaaacaaataaaacaaaggaaagaaaattatgtCTTAAACATTCACCATCTTTTCACTCAAATGGATTGCCTTCTAGCGCTCCAAAAATAACATATGGTactcaaaaggaaaatggcAAAGTTCCCCATGTAATAATGGAAAAGAACAGTCAATGCATGCAATTACAGCATagtcagaaagaaaaaaagaaaaagaaaaaaaagagtcaaaGTCCAATTggatttaataaaataataacttACCAGGGAATAGACGCATGCCATTACAGCATACACAACGAAGATGAAGAAGACCTTATAGTTTGCATGGCCGACGCAATTATTAATCCATATGCAATGATGGTCCTTTACAACCAAGAGGCAGCACTTTAACACATTATCCAGGACATACAAGGCATCAAAGGTTAACATAGATAAAGCATACCATTCGCAAAACACATCTTTTGCACACACGACAATGATGTGCTCGAGCTGGCTTATAATGAGAACACTTTTGGCAATATCTTAAATCCCCTCCCTGCAAAACCATTCCACCCAACAGTCATCTAGGACGCAGAGACTCACAGTTTTCTACAATCTATCTTGCTGCAAATAAAGATTATATGTTCCTAAGAATTGTTCCAAACtatgatgtttttttaaataaaacaacaaaagtaaTAATAATGTTGAAGCAAAGGCTCACACTTCTCTATAATCTGCTGCAAGTAAATATTACATGTTTCTAGGAATTATTCCAATCTccagtaatttttttatttttatttatttaaataacaaCACTAATTATGATGGATAAACACTTCACATGAAACCTTtattgaaagaaataaaaagaaggtCATATGAGCTACAAACATTATCAGTCTCTTTCCACATGCTACAgaacataatttaaaaatctaAAAGAACGGATACAAAAACAGTAAATTCTTAATACAAGATAAGGCGGTATTAtctttttcaaaacaaaagtaTTAACCCAAGGGGTCTATCTCCAGCTCAAACCATGGCATCCGTTCCCACAAGAGTTCAAGTACATGTGGCAACATAACAGAAATCTAGCTTGAGAACAGTATACTATCAAGAACAAAATAACATTTCAGTTTTGATGTTTTCGTTCACTCAACTGGGGGATCACACAAACCTCCAGATGTCCACTAATGCTATTGCcaccaaaagaaaagttgGCATTTTACGTAACAAGTGACTAGAT comes from Prunus dulcis chromosome 6, ALMONDv2, whole genome shotgun sequence and encodes:
- the LOC117632380 gene encoding probable protein S-acyltransferase 16, translated to MTRSLSFSLPVTVVVLAIAYIYFSTVFIFIDRWFGLMSSPGLLNAAVFTGVALMCVFNYTVSVFRDPGRVPSTYMPDVEDSGNPIHEIKRKGGDLRYCQKCSHYKPARAHHCRVCKRCVLRMDHHCIWINNCVGHANYKVFFIFVVYAVMACVYSLVLLIGSLTYDPEKDEEQTGDSFRTAYVISGLLLVPLCVALSVLLGWHIYLILQNKTTIEYHEGVRAMWLAEKGGQIYSHPYDLGAYENLTMVLGPNPCSWALPASGHIGSGLRFRTAYDYASAASMSE